In Numenius arquata chromosome 17, bNumArq3.hap1.1, whole genome shotgun sequence, a genomic segment contains:
- the CCDC40 gene encoding coiled-coil domain-containing protein 40 isoform X2: MEHPMTERGNSSPLQAPALPGEWNSSTQSESAFEQFGQLTSEHGDQRWEKEHQQRGAEEHEISGSEETTEKPELVVLDPEHPLMRRFQAALKNYLTKQIEKVNLELRELRTATKKSKVQREELGVVLYGAQQQLAHLQMELEKSHDRCAQVAMARQQLEEELEGLRLTHKNVSQNTDDERKKVSAMQTQVENLALHLFYMQSMDEDMRHNIILMKQSTKRAEAEKVQAEVEKRKQDLLVDRLTRQTYELQEQIALFEAQFVAQAEDTKVTRQAVNEACMEVQAINMEKKRLMKHWKSSLAGMKQRDEAYIATQDLLSKYRHDLKSLEMDIHGCRKSIRKEEEKNELLVTILSRSEGNANTTKKLIAQCLSRQEALKVESGTYARILQETEQALNRTKMDQAARLNELLSIRKDIEKGTDAKEQMENEIMAKVQDQMMSSKATKHFSQLAAKLHRRKTDLELHFSKVENDIAQVILNATHTNCRLTVLQKTLGEVDEEIKNVHDLIRCSESEIVKCNLLIANKQEVMSQYNKRLEMILSQLGGQELGPLEIEINKLTKQIEKCNSEVMTLQKYWLNQQKELVKLTQEREEQLASLDMLKKQITIMQQKKVRTENEIQQETKERKDIERHMRNMSNDLIKLNVLINKNNSSFEELQHGNVITENEFVRSLKAAEKESVEMQERHSQLTEEKERLLNSLVEAEHQIMLWEKKIQLTKEMRAAVESVSGQSEIQAMKTEIHRMQVRYGQLMKQQEKMIRDMEASVSHRETIALRGEGQKTDKKRITKGEFHRKKEELRKKISETQKNAQDCSKTILELESTQASLGASFSEKQQELCRLQAEAHSLDSDAESLRNKKRWNLLEIVAYQTRQKHLQALREGKYAPLCRTEQAWSNEQQKLRNRLHTINTIIRQIQQEHPQHQRPLQWLSQCLESRLGSREG, encoded by the exons ATGGAGCACCCAATGACAGAGAGAGGAAACTCTTCTCCGCTGCAGGCACCTGCATTGCCAGGGGAGTGGAACAGCAGCACGCAGTCAG AGTCTGCCTTTGAGCAATTCGGACAGCTTACTAGTGAGCATGGTGACCAAAGATGGGAAAAGGAACACCAGCAGCGTGGAGCTGAGGAACACGAAATAAGCGGAAGTGAGGAAACCACAGAAAAACCAGAACTGGTAGTCTTGGACCCAGAACAT CCTCTGATGAGAAGATTCCAGGCTGCCCTGAAGAATTACCTCACCAAGCAGATTGAAAAAGTGAACCTAGAGCTTCGGGAACTG AGGACAGCAACGAAGAAGAGCAAAGTGCAGAGAGAAGAGCTCGGGGTGGTTCTTTATGGGGCGCAGCAGCAGCTGGCCCATCTGCAGATGGAGCTGGAGAAGAGCCACGATCGCTGCGCTCAGGTGGCCATGGCACgtcagcagctggaagaggaactGGAGGGCCTCAGGCTTACTCACAAGAACGTGTCTCAGAACACAGATGATGAACGCAAGAAAG ttTCTGCAATGCAGACCCAGGTTGAAAACCTGGCCTTGCACCTCTTCTACATGCAGAGCATGGACGAGGATATGCGTCATAATATTATACTGATGAAACAGTCGACAAAGAGGGCTGAGGCAGAGAAGGTCCAGGCTGaagtggaaaagaggaaacag GATCTCCTAGTAGACCGCTTAACAAGACAAACCTACGAACTACAAGAACAGATTGCTCTGTTTGAAGCTCAGTTTGTGGCACAGGCAGAGGACACAAAAGTGACTCGGCAAGCAGTAAATGAG GCTTGCATGGAGGTGCAGGCTATTAACATGGAGAAAAAGCGGttgatgaagcactggaagagcagCTTGGCTGGGATGAAGCAGAGAGATGAGGCCTATATTGCCACGCAAGACTTGCTGAG CAAGTACAGACATGACCTCAAGTCCCTAGAAATGGACATCCATGGCTGCAGAAAGTCGatcaggaaggaggaggagaagaacgagTTGCTCGTCACCATCCTCAGCCGCTCAGAGGGCAATGCCAACACGACAAAGAAACTGATTGCCCAGTGCCTTTCGAGGCAGGAGGCCTTGAAGGTTGAGTCTGGCACCTACGCTCGCAttctccaggagacagagcaggCCCTCAACAGGACCAAGATG GATCAAGCTGCTCGTCTGAACGAGTTGCTCTCCATCCGTAAGGATATAGAGAAAGGAACTGACGCCAAAGAGCAGATGGAGAATGAAATCATGGCAAAGGTTCAGGACCAGATGATGTCCAGCAAAGCCACAAAGCACTTCTCACAGCTGGCTGCAAAACTTCATAGGAGAAAAACGGATCTG GAGCTGCATTTTTCCAAGGTTGAGAATGATATCGCCCAGGTTATTCTGAACGCAACTCATACCAACTGCAGGCTGACAGTTCTCCAAAAAACACTTGGTGAGGTGGACgaggaaataaaaaatgtccATGATCTGATCAGGTGCAGTGAAAGTGAGATTGTAAAGTGCAATCTCCTGATTGCGAACAAGCAAGAGGTCATGAGCCAGTACAATAAGAGGCTGGAGATGATTCTTTCACAGTTGGGG GGGCAAGAATTGGGACCGTTGGAAATTGAGATCAACAAGCTGACCAAGCAGATAGAAAAATGTAATTCTGAGGTGATGACACTACAGAAGTACTGGCTCAATCAGCAGAAAGAGCTGGTCAAGTTAACGCAGGAACGGGAGGAACAACTGGCCTCCTTGGATATGTTAAAGAAACAGATCACAATAATGCAGCAGAAGAAAGTGCGCACTGAAA ATGAAATTCAGCAGGAAACAAAAGAACGGAAAGACATCGAACGTCACATGAGGAACATGTCAAACGACTTGATAAAGTTGAATGTGTTGATCAACAAGAACAACAGCAGCTTCGAGGAACTGCAACACGGCAACGTTATCACAGAGAACGAGTTTGTGCGCTCTCTCAAG GCAGCAGAAAAAGAATCAGTTGAGATGCAGGAGAGGCACAGTCAGTTGACTGAGGAGAAGGAGAGACTCCTAAACAGCCTGGTGGAAGCAGA GCATCAGATCATGCTGTGGGAGAAAAAGATCCAGCTGACGAAAGAGATGCGGGCAGCGGTGGAGTCTGTGTCGGGACAAAGTGAAATCCAGGCCATGAAAACAGAGATTCATAGGATGCAG GTCCGCTATGGCCAGCTGatgaagcagcaggagaagatGATTCGCGATATGGAGGCATCTGTTTCTCACAGAGAGACGATAGCGCTTCGTGGAGAGGGtcagaaaacagataagaaacGTATCACCAAGGGTGAGTTCCACCGCAAGAAAGAGGAGCTGAGAAAGAAGATCAGCGAAACCCAGAAG AATGCTCAAGACTGCAGCAAAACCATCCTGGAGCTGGAGAGCACCCAAGCGTCCCTTGGTGCCTCCTTCTcggagaagcagcaggagctgtgccgGCTCCAGGCCGAAGCCCACAGCCTCGACTCGGATGCGGAATCCCTTCGGAACAAGAAACGATGG AACCTGTTGGAGATCGTGGCCTACCAGACGCGCCAGAAGCACCTGCAGGCGCTGAGGGAAGGGAAGTACGCTCCGCTCTGCCGCACCGAGCAGGCCTGGAGCAACGAGCAGCAGAAGCTGCGGAACCGGCTCCACACCATCAACACCATCATCCGTCAGATCCAGCAGGAGCATCCTCAGCACCAACGGCCTCTCCAGTGGCTCAGTCAGTGCCTGGAGTCCAGGCTGGGCTCCCGGGAAGGCTGA
- the GAA gene encoding lysosomal alpha-glucosidase produces the protein MAGPVFAAALLVLLLPATASSPGAAGCDVPPGDRFDCGPERLLSREGCEERGCCYAPVGPGPGPPWCFFPRGYRSYRAENLTATATGYTARLRRVAPTFLPGDVGDLRLDLALETPTRLRFTLRDPARQRYEVPLATPRASGRAASTLYELRVNQEPFGLVVSRQRGGKVLLNTTVAPLFFADQFLQISTSLSSRFISGLGEHLTPLVLDTAWTRVTLWNRDMAPVPQVNLYGSHPFYLVMEDDGSSHGVFLLNSNAMDVLLQPSPALTWRTTGGILDFYIFLGPDPKSVVRQYLDVVGFPFMPPYWGLGFHLCRWGYSSTDITRQVVDNMTAARFPLDVQWNDLDYADAKRDFTFNKKSFKDYPEMVQEFHRRGLRYIMIVDPGISSSGPPGTYKPYDEGLKRGVFIRNATGQPLIGKVWPGPTAFPDFTNPETHEWWYDMVKDFHDQVPFDGMWIDMNEPSNFVEGSQDGCPNNNLEQPPYVPGVFGGRLQAGTICASSQQYLSSHYNLHSLYGLTEAIATHDALLRVRGKRPFVISRSTFAGHGRYAGHWTGDVSSDWEQLYYSVPEVLLFNLFGVPLVGADICGFAGDTSEELCVRWTQLGAFYPFMRNHNDHGARPQEPFAFSPAAQAAMRNALRLRYSLLPFLYTLFHRAHSAGETVARPLFLEFPKDPNTWAVDRQLLWGGGLLVTPVLEAGKTKVSGYFPAGTWYSLAGDSTIHSKGQWILLPAPLDTINIHVRAGHILPLQEPAFSTAESRRKGMALVVALTPDGFARGELFWDDGESWQTFEKGDYTEILFLATQGAVLSQLLRASAHLDGVLLEAVTVLGVTSPPRQVLANGALVGDFSYRSDTQVLRVPVSLPMWEQFVIAWS, from the exons ATGGCGGGGCCGGTGTTCGCCGCCGCGCTGCTGGTTCTGCTGCTCCCCGCTACGGCGagcagccccggggccgccggTTGCGACGTGCCCCCGGGCGACCGCTTCGACTGCGGCCCCGAGCGGCTGCTGTCGCGGGAGGGCTGCGAGGAGCGGGGCTGCTGCTACGCGCCCGtcggtcccggccccggcccgccctgGTGCTTCTTCCCCCGGGGCTACCGCAGCTACCGGGCGGAGAACCTGACGGCCACCGCCACCGGTTACACCGCCCGCCTCCGCCGCGTCGCCCCCACCTTCCTCCCGGGGGACGTGGGCGACCTGCGGCTGGACCTGGCGCTGGAGACCCCAACCCGCCTGCGCTTCACG CTGCGGGACCCGGCCCGGCAACGCTACGAGGTGCCCCTGGCCACGCCGCGGGCGAGCGGCCGCGCCGCCTCCACGCTCTACGAGCTGCGGGTCAACCAGGAGCCCTTCGGCCTCGTCGTGTCCCGGCAGCGCGGGGGGAAGGTCCT gctgaacaccaccGTCGCGCCCCTCTTCTTCGCAGACCAATTCCTGCAGATCTCCACCTCCTTGTCTTCCCGTTTCATTTCTGGGCTGGGGGAGCACCTGACGCCGCTGGTCCTCGACACGGCATGGACCAGGGTCACCCTCTGGAACCGGGACATGGCACCCGTG ccccaggtCAACCTCTACGGCTCCCACCCTTTCTACCTGGTGATGGAGGACGACGGTTCATCCCACGGTGTCTTTCTGCTGAACAGCAACGCGATGG AtgtgctcctgcagcccagcccggccCTGACCTGGCGCACGACGGGTGGGATCCTGGACTTCTACATCTTCCTGGGCCCTGACCCCAAGAGTGTGGTGCGGCAGTACCTGGATGTTGTCG GTTTCCCCTTCATGCCCCCGTACTGGGGCCTGGGCTTCCACCTCTGCCGCTGGGGCTACTCCTCCACCGACATCACCCGGCAGGTCGTGGACAACATGACGGCAGCCCGCTTCCCTCTG GACGTGCAGTGGAACGACCTGGATTACGCGGATGCCAAGAGGGATTTCACTttcaacaagaaaagctttaagGACTACCCGGAGATGGTGCAGGAATTCCACCGCCGCGGCCTGAGGTACATCATGATCGTG GATCCTGGGATCAGCAGCTCAGGGCCTCCCGGCACCTACAAGCCCTACGACGAGGGGCTGAAGCGAGGGGTCTTCATCCGAAACGCCACGGGGCAGCCCTTGATTGGGAAG GTCTGGCCAGGCCCCACGGCCTTCCCGGACTTCACCAACCCAGAGACTCACGAGTGGTGGTACGACATGGTGAAGGACTTCCACGACCAAGTGCCCTTCGATGGCATGTGGATT gaCATGAATGAGCCGTCGAACTTCGTGGAGGGCTCCCAGGATGGCTGCCCCAACAACAACCTGGAGCAGCCACCCTACGTGCCAG GTGTGTTTGGGGGACGGCTCCAAGCGGGGACCATCTGCGCCTCCAGCCAGCAGTACCTGTCCTCCCACTACAACCTGCACAGCCTGTACGGGCTGACCGAGGCCATCGCCACCCACGA CGCGCTGCTGAGGGTGCGGGGCAAGCGCCCCTTCGTCATCTCGCGCTCCACCTTCGCTGGGCACGGGCGCTACGCCGGGCACTGGACGGGGGACGTCAGCAGCGACTGGGAGCAGCTCTATTACTCCGTGCCAG AGGTACTGCTCTTTAACCTCTTTGGGGTGCCACTGGTGGGTGCTGACATCTGTGGCTTCGCGGGTGACACGTCCGAGGAGCTGTGCGTGCGCTGGACCCAGCTGGGCGCCTTCTACCCCTTCATGAGGAACCACAACGATCACGGTGCCCGG CCGCAGGAGCCGTTCGCCTTCAGCCCGGCTGCCCAGGCCGCCATGAGGAACGCCCTCCGCCTCCGCTactccctcctgcccttcctctaCACCCTCTTCCACCGGGCCCACTCCGCTGGGGAGACGGTGGCGCGGCCCCTCTTCCTCGA GTTCCCCAAGGACCCCAACACCTGGGCCGTGGACCGCCAGCTCCTGTGGGGCGGGGGGCTGCTCGTCACCCCAGTGCTGGAGGCAGGGAAGACCAAAGTCAGCGGCTACTTCCCGGCGGGGACGTGGTACAGCCTGGCAGGG GACTCCACCATCCACAGCAAAGGGCAGTGGATCCTCTTGCCAGCTCCCCTGGACACCATTAACATCCACGTCCGTGCAGGGCACATCCTGCCCCTGCAG GAGCCCGCCTTCAGCACGGCCGAGTCCCGCAGGAAGGGGATGGCCTTGGTCGTGGCGCTGACACCCGACGGCTTCGCCAGGGGAGAGCTGTTCTGGGACGACGGGGAGAGCTGGCAGACCTTTGAGAAGGGGGACTACACCGAGATCCTCTTCCTGGCCACGCAG GGTGCCGTGCTCAGCCAGCTCCTGCGGGCGAGCGCCCACCTCGACGGGGTCCTGTTGGAGGCTGTGACCGTGCTGGGCGTCACCAGCCCTCCCCGGCAAgtcctggccaacggtgccctcGTGGGTGACTTCTCCTACCGCAGTGACACCCAG GTGCTGAGAGTCCCCGTGTCGCTGCCGATGTGGGAGCAGTTTGTGATCGCTTGGTCCTGA
- the CCDC40 gene encoding coiled-coil domain-containing protein 40 isoform X1 produces the protein MEEAPGDTAEGSGVESGSAEQDVIRIPSHLAMEAIETETGHDNEEKESVPLEDQEETFAPAERGVDGATELLEKSPEAFSGKVELDSSRPELGDMEHPMTERGNSSPLQAPALPGEWNSSTQSESAFEQFGQLTSEHGDQRWEKEHQQRGAEEHEISGSEETTEKPELVVLDPEHPLMRRFQAALKNYLTKQIEKVNLELRELRTATKKSKVQREELGVVLYGAQQQLAHLQMELEKSHDRCAQVAMARQQLEEELEGLRLTHKNVSQNTDDERKKVSAMQTQVENLALHLFYMQSMDEDMRHNIILMKQSTKRAEAEKVQAEVEKRKQDLLVDRLTRQTYELQEQIALFEAQFVAQAEDTKVTRQAVNEACMEVQAINMEKKRLMKHWKSSLAGMKQRDEAYIATQDLLSKYRHDLKSLEMDIHGCRKSIRKEEEKNELLVTILSRSEGNANTTKKLIAQCLSRQEALKVESGTYARILQETEQALNRTKMDQAARLNELLSIRKDIEKGTDAKEQMENEIMAKVQDQMMSSKATKHFSQLAAKLHRRKTDLELHFSKVENDIAQVILNATHTNCRLTVLQKTLGEVDEEIKNVHDLIRCSESEIVKCNLLIANKQEVMSQYNKRLEMILSQLGGQELGPLEIEINKLTKQIEKCNSEVMTLQKYWLNQQKELVKLTQEREEQLASLDMLKKQITIMQQKKVRTENEIQQETKERKDIERHMRNMSNDLIKLNVLINKNNSSFEELQHGNVITENEFVRSLKAAEKESVEMQERHSQLTEEKERLLNSLVEAEHQIMLWEKKIQLTKEMRAAVESVSGQSEIQAMKTEIHRMQVRYGQLMKQQEKMIRDMEASVSHRETIALRGEGQKTDKKRITKGEFHRKKEELRKKISETQKNAQDCSKTILELESTQASLGASFSEKQQELCRLQAEAHSLDSDAESLRNKKRWNLLEIVAYQTRQKHLQALREGKYAPLCRTEQAWSNEQQKLRNRLHTINTIIRQIQQEHPQHQRPLQWLSQCLESRLGSREG, from the exons atggaggaGGCCCCCGGTGACACGGCAGAGGGATCTGGGGTGGAATCCGGCTCCGCTGAGCAGGATGTAATCAGAATTCCCTCGCATCTTGCAATGGAG GCGATAGAGACAGAGACCGGGCACGACAATGAAGAGAAAGAGTCTGTTCCTCTGGAGGACCAAGAAGAGACATTTGCCCCCGCAGAAAGAGGAGTCGATGGAGCTACAGAGCTGTTG GAAAAATCTCCTGAGGCTTTCTCGGGCAAAGTGGAGTTAGACAGTTCTCGCCCTGAACTGGGTGACATGGAGCACCCAATGACAGAGAGAGGAAACTCTTCTCCGCTGCAGGCACCTGCATTGCCAGGGGAGTGGAACAGCAGCACGCAGTCAG AGTCTGCCTTTGAGCAATTCGGACAGCTTACTAGTGAGCATGGTGACCAAAGATGGGAAAAGGAACACCAGCAGCGTGGAGCTGAGGAACACGAAATAAGCGGAAGTGAGGAAACCACAGAAAAACCAGAACTGGTAGTCTTGGACCCAGAACAT CCTCTGATGAGAAGATTCCAGGCTGCCCTGAAGAATTACCTCACCAAGCAGATTGAAAAAGTGAACCTAGAGCTTCGGGAACTG AGGACAGCAACGAAGAAGAGCAAAGTGCAGAGAGAAGAGCTCGGGGTGGTTCTTTATGGGGCGCAGCAGCAGCTGGCCCATCTGCAGATGGAGCTGGAGAAGAGCCACGATCGCTGCGCTCAGGTGGCCATGGCACgtcagcagctggaagaggaactGGAGGGCCTCAGGCTTACTCACAAGAACGTGTCTCAGAACACAGATGATGAACGCAAGAAAG ttTCTGCAATGCAGACCCAGGTTGAAAACCTGGCCTTGCACCTCTTCTACATGCAGAGCATGGACGAGGATATGCGTCATAATATTATACTGATGAAACAGTCGACAAAGAGGGCTGAGGCAGAGAAGGTCCAGGCTGaagtggaaaagaggaaacag GATCTCCTAGTAGACCGCTTAACAAGACAAACCTACGAACTACAAGAACAGATTGCTCTGTTTGAAGCTCAGTTTGTGGCACAGGCAGAGGACACAAAAGTGACTCGGCAAGCAGTAAATGAG GCTTGCATGGAGGTGCAGGCTATTAACATGGAGAAAAAGCGGttgatgaagcactggaagagcagCTTGGCTGGGATGAAGCAGAGAGATGAGGCCTATATTGCCACGCAAGACTTGCTGAG CAAGTACAGACATGACCTCAAGTCCCTAGAAATGGACATCCATGGCTGCAGAAAGTCGatcaggaaggaggaggagaagaacgagTTGCTCGTCACCATCCTCAGCCGCTCAGAGGGCAATGCCAACACGACAAAGAAACTGATTGCCCAGTGCCTTTCGAGGCAGGAGGCCTTGAAGGTTGAGTCTGGCACCTACGCTCGCAttctccaggagacagagcaggCCCTCAACAGGACCAAGATG GATCAAGCTGCTCGTCTGAACGAGTTGCTCTCCATCCGTAAGGATATAGAGAAAGGAACTGACGCCAAAGAGCAGATGGAGAATGAAATCATGGCAAAGGTTCAGGACCAGATGATGTCCAGCAAAGCCACAAAGCACTTCTCACAGCTGGCTGCAAAACTTCATAGGAGAAAAACGGATCTG GAGCTGCATTTTTCCAAGGTTGAGAATGATATCGCCCAGGTTATTCTGAACGCAACTCATACCAACTGCAGGCTGACAGTTCTCCAAAAAACACTTGGTGAGGTGGACgaggaaataaaaaatgtccATGATCTGATCAGGTGCAGTGAAAGTGAGATTGTAAAGTGCAATCTCCTGATTGCGAACAAGCAAGAGGTCATGAGCCAGTACAATAAGAGGCTGGAGATGATTCTTTCACAGTTGGGG GGGCAAGAATTGGGACCGTTGGAAATTGAGATCAACAAGCTGACCAAGCAGATAGAAAAATGTAATTCTGAGGTGATGACACTACAGAAGTACTGGCTCAATCAGCAGAAAGAGCTGGTCAAGTTAACGCAGGAACGGGAGGAACAACTGGCCTCCTTGGATATGTTAAAGAAACAGATCACAATAATGCAGCAGAAGAAAGTGCGCACTGAAA ATGAAATTCAGCAGGAAACAAAAGAACGGAAAGACATCGAACGTCACATGAGGAACATGTCAAACGACTTGATAAAGTTGAATGTGTTGATCAACAAGAACAACAGCAGCTTCGAGGAACTGCAACACGGCAACGTTATCACAGAGAACGAGTTTGTGCGCTCTCTCAAG GCAGCAGAAAAAGAATCAGTTGAGATGCAGGAGAGGCACAGTCAGTTGACTGAGGAGAAGGAGAGACTCCTAAACAGCCTGGTGGAAGCAGA GCATCAGATCATGCTGTGGGAGAAAAAGATCCAGCTGACGAAAGAGATGCGGGCAGCGGTGGAGTCTGTGTCGGGACAAAGTGAAATCCAGGCCATGAAAACAGAGATTCATAGGATGCAG GTCCGCTATGGCCAGCTGatgaagcagcaggagaagatGATTCGCGATATGGAGGCATCTGTTTCTCACAGAGAGACGATAGCGCTTCGTGGAGAGGGtcagaaaacagataagaaacGTATCACCAAGGGTGAGTTCCACCGCAAGAAAGAGGAGCTGAGAAAGAAGATCAGCGAAACCCAGAAG AATGCTCAAGACTGCAGCAAAACCATCCTGGAGCTGGAGAGCACCCAAGCGTCCCTTGGTGCCTCCTTCTcggagaagcagcaggagctgtgccgGCTCCAGGCCGAAGCCCACAGCCTCGACTCGGATGCGGAATCCCTTCGGAACAAGAAACGATGG AACCTGTTGGAGATCGTGGCCTACCAGACGCGCCAGAAGCACCTGCAGGCGCTGAGGGAAGGGAAGTACGCTCCGCTCTGCCGCACCGAGCAGGCCTGGAGCAACGAGCAGCAGAAGCTGCGGAACCGGCTCCACACCATCAACACCATCATCCGTCAGATCCAGCAGGAGCATCCTCAGCACCAACGGCCTCTCCAGTGGCTCAGTCAGTGCCTGGAGTCCAGGCTGGGCTCCCGGGAAGGCTGA